A window of the Streptomyces sp. NBC_00454 genome harbors these coding sequences:
- a CDS encoding DUF5134 domain-containing protein translates to MSLSSSVSAWLLVLLCATSGAYCLRRAGRSGAGSAAAGEAVMGFGMALMAVPLGLGGDWQTPVLGAVFCGAALHALWLLRGGLHHAHHLVGSLTMVYMALAAWTGAGSGAGHGGGAGHGHGGGLPLVTGLLLVYYAGYVVLGGARLVTAGGAGAHSDAPVASPTGPAEVIRACRLTMGMGMLAMLLMM, encoded by the coding sequence ATGTCCCTCTCCTCTTCCGTCTCCGCCTGGCTGCTCGTCCTGCTCTGCGCGACGAGCGGCGCGTACTGCCTTCGGCGGGCCGGCAGATCCGGCGCCGGTTCGGCCGCCGCCGGAGAGGCGGTGATGGGATTCGGCATGGCCCTGATGGCGGTGCCCCTGGGCCTGGGAGGCGACTGGCAGACCCCGGTGCTCGGCGCCGTCTTCTGCGGCGCGGCGCTGCACGCGCTCTGGCTGCTGCGCGGGGGCCTGCACCACGCGCACCATCTGGTGGGCTCGCTGACCATGGTCTACATGGCGCTGGCGGCGTGGACCGGCGCCGGGTCGGGAGCCGGTCACGGCGGGGGCGCCGGCCACGGGCACGGCGGCGGGCTGCCGTTGGTGACCGGGCTGCTGCTCGTCTACTACGCCGGGTACGTGGTGCTGGGCGGGGCCCGGCTGGTCACGGCGGGCGGCGCCGGGGCGCACTCCGATGCCCCTGTCGCGTCCCCCACCGGACCGGCGGAGGTGATCAGGGCCTGCCGACTGACCATGGGGATGGGCATGTTGGCGATGCTGCTGATGATGTGA
- a CDS encoding M56 family metallopeptidase has translation MMVPAALLLLGVLTAMLAPRVLARAQWPEREPVVALWAWQCVVGAVLLCFALSMLLSAAGAWQAVRGRLFAPAPHRVVDAYALGSAGGAWAIATALVLAGGGLWTGAMLTREVLRARARRRTQGAELLLQAPLLPGEETTGARLVVLEGQRPDSWWLPGPAPRLVVTTAALGRLKGSQLDAVLAHEQGHAAARHDWLLHCSRALSRGFPQVPVFDAFEAEMHRLVELAADDVASRRYGRLTIALALVGLNEDRGVFGQYSDPEAHVPQRVRRLLSAAPRLSAGRRMRLTALATLAPAIPLLVAFGPGLNALA, from the coding sequence ATGATGGTCCCCGCCGCTCTCCTGCTGCTCGGCGTCCTGACCGCGATGCTCGCACCCCGGGTGCTGGCCCGGGCCCAGTGGCCCGAGCGCGAACCCGTCGTGGCCCTGTGGGCCTGGCAGTGCGTGGTGGGCGCCGTGCTCCTGTGCTTCGCGCTGTCGATGCTGTTGAGCGCGGCCGGCGCCTGGCAGGCGGTCCGGGGGCGGCTGTTCGCTCCCGCCCCGCACCGGGTGGTCGACGCGTACGCGCTCGGCTCCGCGGGCGGCGCCTGGGCCATCGCGACCGCCCTCGTACTGGCGGGCGGCGGGCTGTGGACCGGCGCGATGCTGACCCGGGAGGTCCTGCGGGCCCGCGCCCGGCGGCGGACGCAGGGCGCCGAACTGCTCCTCCAGGCCCCGCTGCTGCCCGGGGAGGAAACCACCGGGGCACGGCTCGTCGTACTGGAGGGACAGCGACCCGACAGCTGGTGGCTGCCGGGACCGGCCCCGCGACTGGTGGTCACGACGGCGGCGCTGGGCCGGCTCAAGGGCAGCCAGCTGGACGCCGTGCTGGCGCACGAGCAGGGTCACGCCGCGGCCCGGCACGACTGGCTGCTGCACTGCTCGCGGGCGCTGTCCCGGGGGTTCCCGCAGGTCCCGGTCTTCGACGCGTTCGAAGCGGAGATGCACCGGCTCGTGGAGCTGGCCGCCGATGACGTGGCCTCCCGGCGGTACGGGCGCCTCACCATCGCCCTGGCCCTGGTCGGGCTGAACGAGGACCGCGGGGTCTTCGGCCAGTACTCCGACCCGGAGGCGCACGTCCCGCAGCGGGTGCGCAGGCTGCTCTCGGCCGCACCACGGCTCTCGGCGGGACGCCGGATGCGACTGACGGCCCTGGCGACGCTGGCTCCGGCGATCCCCCTGCTGGTCGCGTTCGGCCCGGGACTGAACGCGCTGGCCTAG